The genome window TGATAAAACAACCGGTGGATAGGAAAAGTGATATAACCGTGATAGAAGAACCCGTGGTACAACAAAGGAACCCTGATATCACAAATAGGTATTGTTTTCAGCTGCTAAACTTGTGATAACCAGAAAACTCACACACCCAGGGCAGTCAGAGGTAGGGGTCCCCTCTAGGAAGTGAGCTCTCCATAGGCGGTAAGTGGGAGTGAGCCAAGGAGACAGCTGGGGAcaagtgttccaggcagagggagtggCCAGTGCGGCTGAACGCAGGCCACAGCAAGCCTGCTGCTTATGTGGAACTCAAAcaggtggcgggggtggggggcacgagTGAGAGAGGGGGTGCAGAGGGGAGCGAGGAGGGCTGGGGTGAGTGatgggggcaggagaggaagggagggagtgcGGAGGTCAGTGGGGCGAGACTGGGTGGGCGGCCGGCGTAAGGGGGCGTCTGTTGCGACCCGAGTGAGTAGGAGGAGCTCGCTCGGGGGCGGGGTCACCCGTGGCGCACCACCGAGAGGCTGGGGCCTCGCCGCCTAGAGCAGCACCGGAAACGGCCCGCCTGGGAGCAGGCTCTTCCTGCGGGTACCGAGGGTGGGCGagaggggggggggggatcaACTGAAATGACGTGAAACCAACTGCGGGGGCGGAGCCCTTTAGGGCTCACCACCGAGAGGCCCGCGACTTCGCTTCCTAGAACGGCGCCAGAAAGGGCGGGGCCAGCGGCGGGCCTTTCTGGCCGGCGCAGAGGCGCAGCTGTTCGAAAGAGAAGATTCCCCCGTGCTCTTCGCCGGGCAGTTGGGGTGCGGCTGGCCTTGATAAGGACGCGTCCATTCCGGCCCAGGGACCCTGCGAGGAGCGCACCTGCCCCGATCTCCATACGGAAATTCGCTGGGTCCCTCTGGCGTCCTGTGGACCCCCCACCCAGGGCATCGGCCACCGCTCTTTTGGCTCCCTGGTTCCGCGGGGACGAGGGCGAGGTGCGCGAGAACCTGCTCCGTGCAAATCGAGGTGAAGGAGACCTCGGCCCTGCACCTGCGGCTGGCGAAACTGTCGGGCCACTCTTCTCGGCTTCGACACTGCTGCGGGCCCTCTGACAGGCCCAGGGCCTACAGACTGCTTGGGTGCATGTTTGCCCTTGGTAACCTTCTAGTAATCCCATCTCTCACTGAGACCCTGGCTTCTGAGGGCGAGTGAGAGTACCAGGGAGTCCTGCTGCAGCTAGATACCCAAAGTTTCATGTTCCAGGCGGCCTGGCCCAGACAGTGAAGGAGCTACACTGGAGTGACAGAGCACGTACCTTTAGGTCAGGGCTGTGGTCTGCTCTGGCAGGGTAGATTGCGTTTCCTGCATGGCTGTAGCAGTTACCAGGCCTACAGATCTGTGAAATGAGAAGACCAAAACAATGACCTCAGATCGGTTCCACTTCTAACAATTATTGCTTGGTGTGCACAGGGCTTAGAGGAGTGAATATGTCCAGTCTCTGCCATTAAGCACCTGCTTGAGTTAGGCAGACATGATGATTATCTAGAATATTTTGGGAGCAGCAGTATGTACAGTCTCCAGCCAAATAACTAGGGATTCCGGGATGAAAAAAACAGGATACTTGCCCTCAGCTCATCAGGAGACTGCACATCAGTGACAAGCCACAGGTAGAGTGACAAGCGTCCTTGTGGGAGAACAGTCCTTGGAGCCCAGCCAGCAGATGTCAGGCGCAGTGGGTCCAAAGACCACTCCTCTCCATCGAGTGGGTCAGCATAGAGCCAAGATGAGTTTACATCTGCCCTGGAGAGCCATGGGCTAGAGGGTTGATGGCACTTTCCTGTTGGTCTTGGTTTTCACCTGTTTCCTACTAAAACTAGACCTCAGCTCAAACTGCAGCCTGGCTGACTGGGGCTCTGATCCTCTGCCCTAGTTCTACCTGCCTCCCCAGCAGAGATGCCCCCATATTTGTATGCTTCCCTCAGTCTAGATGACCTTCTGCCATCCTCAGTTCTGACTCCCACCTAATGCTAAGAACAGCCTTTTCCCAGAAGCTACCTCCAAGAGAGCCTTCAGAGAGTGACATTGGCCTGAATCTGAGTCAAGTGTATGTACACATTTTCATTTAGAAGAAACCAGACTCTCAAATTCTTGTCAAGATGGGAAAACTGTCCAGTCATTTTATGTGTTGCCTCTCTGCACAGGAGAGTGAATGAAGACTTAGTATCCGCTTTGACTTAAAGGAAGTACAAAGGATTTATCTCTCAAAACATACTTCACTTGGAATGTTACCATCTAGAGCACATTTTGGGGTCAGACAACCTGGCAGAATATGGACCTCCCAGGAGATCAGGTGACCACACACGCCATGGGAGGTCTCTCAAGGATTACTTGAGGACTCAGAACAGGATCTGCTTTCTGGGGAAAGTGCTTTCTCCTATCTTGTGAAGATTTCTTTTGCCTGCGGTTAAAGAGCCTGAAGTTTGTCAAGCTTTATCCTAGAAGTCCATTTGTTAGCACTGAGGGAAGAGGCAGGTTAAGGAAGCtcagaaataatacagaaaaggaATAGGTGAAGCTTCTTAATCAATGAAACATGAGCCATGCTGGTAATGCTTCTACAGGTAACTGGGCCTGACCTGTCACTGGAACTGACTGATTCCTGTTTGAATTTGTGGTGATATTAGAATGCTTTTAGATGGGATAAGGAACAGAGGCTGTCAAATTTTTTTAGACAATGCACTTAAGAACCTAGTTGATGGCTCCTTGGAGTTTTGGCCCTCAGTGGACAGTCAGCTCCAGTTAAGGCCACAAGGAGAATGAGAGCCTGGTAACGAAACAGGGCATGGGGTAAGGGAGGCTTCTCTGAGAAGAACCCTCAGAGCAGGGCTCTGAGTGAGTGAGGAGCCAGCACCAGTTCTTAGGACCTGTTTGTGAACAGCCAGGTGCTGAGGCAGGAAGGACTTGGAATGTGTGGTGAACCTAAGGGTgcttgggaaggggcagggcagcAGTGTGAGGGGAACCATGGGGGATTTGGCAGGGATGTGATGAGGTTCACTAGCTGCTGGGTGGAGGATGGACTCAGGAGGgccagggtgagggtgggagcGAGTTTCATCTGGGTGATGGGTGGTTagaggaagcacagctggaatcaagactgctgggagagatatcaataacctcagatatgcagatgacaccacccttatggcagaaagtgaagaagaattaaagagcctcttgatgaaagcgaaagaggagagtgaaaaagttggcttaaagctcaacattcagaaaactaagatcatggcatctgtcccatcacttcatggcaaatagatggggaaacagtggctgactttatttttgggggctccaaaatcacggcagatggtgattgcagccatgaaattaaaagatgcttactccttggaaggaaagttatgaccaacctagacagcatattaaaaaacagagatattactttgccgacaaaggtccatctagtcaaggctatggtttttccaggggtcatgtatggatgtgagagttggactataaagaaagccgagcactgaattgatgcttttgaactgtggtgttggagaagactcttgagagtcccttggccttggactgcaaggatatccaaccagtccatcctaaaggagatcagtcctgggtgttcattggaaggactgatgttaaagctgaaactccaatactttggccacctgatgcaaagagctgactcatctgaaaagaccctgatgctgggaaagattgagggcaggaggagaaggggatgacagaggatgagatggttggatggcatcatcaactcaatggacataagtttgggtagactccgggagttggtgatggacagggaggcctggcgtgctgtggttcatggggtcgcaaagagtcggacacgactgagtgattgaactgaactgaaccgaactgatgggCAGTACCTTCTGCGAGGGTTGCACATGGCTCTCATGGCCTGTAGCTCTAGAAGCACATAGTCTGGTCCCAAATATAAGAAGTGGAGAAGGAGCAAGTAAAGGGCAGGGAAACTCCACAATTGGGGGCCACACAGCAGTCATTGGTCCATGGTGCACATGAATCCTGCTGGACACAGGTGTGGAGATGCCACCCCTGGCAGAGGAATAAGAATTCTTTGGTTAgggacacttccctggtggtccagtggctacaatgccaccctcccaatgcagggggcccgggttcaatcccttcttagggaactagatcctgcatgccacaactaagacctggcagagccaaagaaataaattttaaaaaaaagaattccttggTGAGCAACTGAGTAAATGATGACATTTACCCAGATGAGGAAAATGGAAGAGTGAGATTGGAGTGGGGGTGTTCTGGGAAATCAGTTCTTTGGTCATGTCCAGCCTGAAACATGAGATGTCTGGGTGGCATACACCAGCAAGAAAGGAAGGGGGCCATGTCCGCATGCCTATGCCACCCCTTTCCCTGCCCATCTGTCACTTTGTAACTCAGTTCCTCCCAGACAGTCACTTAATCTAACAGTTCATGGTCTTGTTTCTCTCCAGCCCCAGAGGGGTTGCTGGCACTCTTCTGTTCCAGAACTTCAGTTCCAAGCTTGGAAAAATAAAGTCCTTTCTGAAGAAGTAAATTTACAAGGGAATTCATAGGCGAGAGGATTTTGCCCTTGACCATTCTTGACCCTTGCCGGCTTCCAGGGGGCCTTCCTCTACCCTGAAAACAAGGATGGAAAAgcccacaggcaaaaaaaataaGACCCGGACCCCAGAGGCACAAGTGCATGTGCAGAAGGACACTGCCAAGGAAGAGAAGGCATCTGGGAAAGAACAGCCAAACCAGAGCCCCACTTTGGCCCAAAAGCACAGGAAGGAAGCCCACCTCCATCCTGAGAATGAGGAGCACATGTGTGAGGCCTTTGATGCTTCATTTAAAGATGACTTTGAGGGACTTCCATGTTCACTCGCTTCCAGAGGAAGAAGCCCTATGAACGCAGCGAATATGGGCGCATCTTTAAGCACAAGACGGATCACGTTCGTCACCAGAgtccacactggagagaagccctTCCAGTGTGCCCAGTGCAGGAAGACTTTCAGGCACAGCTCTGACGTGACCAAGCACCGGAGGAGtcacactggagaaaagccctGTAAATGTAGTGAGTGCGGCAAAGCCTTTAACTGCAGTTCCAATCTCCTGAAACATCAGAAAAcccacactggagagaagccacATGGATGTAAGGAGTGTGGGAAGACCTTTGCCTACAGCTCATGTCTCATTCGCCATCGGAAACATCACCCACGGAAGAAGCACTGAGCGTGGGAAGCCACCCGCCAGACTCGGGGCTTTGTGCCCACAAGAATGTCCTGGCAGGCCTGCCTGGGTGTCCTCTCCCCCGGAGTCTGAGCGGGCTGGAGGGGGTCCTGCCCTCACCAGGAGACCCACCTGAACCAGGTCAGCAAACACCCAAACTATATAGAGAATCTCCAGGTTGAGACACCATAATAAGCATGCAAACTGCTGTCCACAGGGCAGGCTTGGGACCCGAGCACAGCCCAGGACCTCCCACTGCTGCCTCGCCGGTGGCACCCACGCTGGCCTCAGCCCTCCCACCGGCTCCTTTGAAGACTGGTCTGCAGACCCTTTGCCCACTGTGTCTCGAGTCCATCTCCGTGCAGCCTGGCAGGAGGCCTGTGTCCCTGGGCTGGACAGCAGTGCCTCTGCAGTGAGCACCGGGGACCCCACTGTCCCCCCCACCTCGGCTGGCTGTGCCGGCAGTGAGGTGCTTCGTCCTGTGCCTTCCCTCCTCTGCTGGAGCACCATTCCTTGAACTTGGCTCCCATCCCCAGGAACTGGACTCCCTGTGTGTCTTCCCGGCTCAACCACCATCCCAGCTGAGCAGCCTGGCTTACCAGGTGGACCACTCAGGACACTAAATGCTGCCACCATGGGCACTTCCTCCCTGGCCACGTCAGCTCCAGGATCTTGATGGCAGCTTGGATCCAGCTTTTGCCTGCATTGCAGCTTTTCAGACACAAGACAGAAGGCCAGCTCTCCGTTCAGGTGAGTTCCACTTCTCCAAGCCTGGCTCCCAGGTTCTGTCCCGCATCCTGCACATCCATGTGCGTGCCTGCCCTTGTCTTCCCCCCAGGAGTGGTCTGGCTAGGCCTTCATGCTCTCCTGGGTGGGGGTGTGGCTTGCCCCAGAATTTTGGCACAGTATAAGAGGGATGAGGGGCCAGAGGGATGAGGGGCCTGTCATCCAGGAAGTAATACAGCTTTTTATCAGGAAAATGTTGACACCTACATTTTCAGCTGTTTGGACCCAGAAAACTAATAATGACCCTGGTCTTAGGGCCTCCTCCATCAGAAGACAGGAGAGAGTGCTCCCAGTGCAAACGTCTCTCCAGGTAAAGAGTGCTGTTCTTTCTAAAAGCTACAGCACTACAACAGCTCTGCCTGCACCAGGCGCCTCGATTCACAGCTCAGTGGGCCCTTCTCCTGTACCAGCAGCCCGGCCCCAGGTGTGGCTGGGCATAACCTGGCACTGTGATCCTGCTGGCACAGGCCCAGAACTGGAGATGTGATGAGGCAGAATTGTTCAAACAGGTGCCGGGGGGCTGGCTTAGGGAAAACACACCTGGGATCCTGGTGGGAAAGGTTGCTCTAAGGGATGCTACTGGGACATTTGCAAACCTTGGGTCTAGACTGTCCaccagtgggggagggaggacatCAATATCCAAGCTCCCTGGTATGATGGCCTGCAGCCATCTCAGACAATGTCCTTGTCATGAATGTCCTTTATTTTACCGAAGCAGGCGATGGGCCAGATTCGGCTGATTCTAGATGAAGGATATGTGATGTGTCCTGGGGGTTTGGCTTGTTTTTTATTAATTATGGTTTATAATACCCCATGATGAGTATAttgttacatataaaatattgttGTATAACACACATTAATACCATAGATGGAAATGTATCACATGTACTGTAGAAAAATTATCACTCTCTGTGCTAGTGTGTCTACCATGTTATTACCAATAGGAAGCATTTTTTGTGGCTACCTAatgatccatcctaaaggagatcagtcctgggtgttcattggaaggactgatgctgaagctgaaactccagtactttggccacctcatgtgaagagttgactcattggaaaagaccctgatgctgggagggatcgggggcaggaggagaaggggacgacagaggatgagatggctggatggcatcatcgactcgatgggcatgagcttgagtaaactccgggagtttgtgatggacggggaggcctggcgtgctgcgattcatggggtcgcaaagagtcggacacaactgagcaactgaactgcctgACTGACTGAATGATCCGTTAAATAAAAAGTCGACTTAACCGTTTCCTAACGTGTAGGCTCTTTCTAGCTTAGGTCACTATAAACAATGCAGTAAATATCTTTTCCACATTTAGGGCCAATGATGGGTTGCCAGAAATGGACTGATGGATGGAGATCTCGCTGGCAAATACTTTCCTCTGGTGTGGCCCAAAAGTGCTCCAGCAGCTCATAGACAGCAGGTGAGTTTTAATCTCACCAGTTTGTTAGAAGAGAAGAAACACTCTAATCTGATGTCTTTGATTTCCAGAGAGGAAGCAGGTGCAAAGAGCATACTCTCTCGAGCCGGGGTCACCGACTCACCCTCATGCCTTGGAGATGTGGGGCCTCGGCCAGTTCTTACCTCCTTGTGCCTCCAGTTCCCCAGACGTCGGAGCATTGACGGTGCTCAGCCTGGTCACTGCCTGTGTGTGACCTCAGTGCCACGCTGACCCCCAGTTTAGCCTCTGTCAGCTCTGGTCACGTGTTAGTGTCCCTAGTGGGGGGACATTGGCCCAGAGGCATGAGAGGTGGCTGTGCAAGCAGACAGCCTTCAGTGCCTCTCCCAGGAAAACAAGAGAGACATGAGAAAACAATCACGCAGTCCGTCTACAATCAGCCACCGGCTCTTCTGCCGCCTGGTGTTTGGTACAAACTGATGGTCTCGTTTCTCATTTCTTCTGAATTAACCATTGTGACACTACACCACCTCCAAGCACTGAACCCCACACCCTTCAGATATAAATctattttgttagttttgttgACTATTGCTCTTCAAATGAAACtcaaattccagaaaaagaaaaccttctaAGTAACCTGAGTCAAAGAAAAAACCATAATGAAAGTTATAAAATACTTAAAcctgaatgataatgaaaatacagCTTGCTGGAACCCATGCATCTGTGGTcagttaatctacaacaaaggaggaagACTGTaccatgaagaaaagacagtttcttcagtaagtggtgctgggaaaactggactgcCACATGGAAAtcaattaaattagaacattctctaacaccatacataaaaataaactcaaaatggataaaaggcttaaatgtaagaccagatagtATAAACCCCTTAGAGgaaaataggcagaacactttttgacataaacttgcaacaatatctttttggatccacctcctagagtaataaaaataaaaacaaaactaaacagatgggacctaatcaaacaaAAGTTCTTGCACaaagaaaggaaaccataaaacaaaaacacaagctacagaataggagaaaatatttgcaaatgattcaACTGTCAAGgaattaatgtccaaaatataccgacagctcatgtagctcagtatcaaaaaaacaacccaatcgaaaaatggcagatctaaatagacatttctccaaagaagacatacagatggctaacaaacatatgaaaagatgctcaacatcagaaattattagagaaatgcaaattaaaactacagtgaggtatcacctcacactgcgccagaatggccatcattggaaagtgcaaataataaatgctggagagggtgtgaaggaaagagaactttcctacattgttggtgggaatggaaactggtgtagccactgtggaagacagtatggaggttccttaaaaaattaaaaatagagataccatatgatccagcaaccccactcctgggcatatatccggagaaaaccataattcactgaacagaggaatggataagaagCTGTGGCCCATTCACACAACAAAATACTATTCATCCATAGAAATAACTGAGTACCACCACCCTCTACAACACGGATGATGCTTAGGGTAAGAGCCAGGCACAgaaggacaaacactgtatgaccCCACTTACATGAGTCCCATCTTGCTGTGTGTGTTCATATAGATCAATTGCCCTGTAGCAGGCACATGCGTAGGAAGTGGCGTAGCAATTACCAGGTGGGAGGAGGGCATTGAGGGTTTGACAGGTACCATTTCTGTTAGGTAGGGGTGACAGGCACACAGCA of Muntiacus reevesi chromosome 12, mMunRee1.1, whole genome shotgun sequence contains these proteins:
- the ZFP41 gene encoding LOW QUALITY PROTEIN: zinc finger protein 41 homolog (The sequence of the model RefSeq protein was modified relative to this genomic sequence to represent the inferred CDS: inserted 3 bases in 2 codons), with translation MEKPTGKKNKTRTPEAQVHVQKDTAKEEKASGKEQPNQSPTLAQKHRKEAHLHPENEEHMCEAFDASFKDDFEGLPXFTRFQRKKPYERSEYGRIFKHKTDHVRHXRVHTGEKPFQCAQCRKTFRHSSDVTKHRRSHTGEKPCKCSECGKAFNCSSNLLKHQKTHTGEKPHGCKECGKTFAYSSCLIRHRKHHPRKKH